The following nucleotide sequence is from bacterium.
AGCAACAGGAGTAGGCGCATGGACGTCGATCGTGTGGGCGCCGCGCGCGACTCTCAAGCAGATGGCTTGCTCGCAACCACACCCGAGCTTGGGTAGTCGTGGGGGGCCGCATGCATCCGCATCTCGACCTCGGGCCGCTCTCGGTGTCCGCCTACGGCCTCTGCCTCGGCATCGGGTTCGTGACCGGAGCGCTCGCGGTGCGTCCGTTCGCGGCCCGGCGGGGCATCCCGCCGCGCCGCTTCGAGGACGTGGCGCTGGTCACGGCGGCGGTCGCGGTGATCGGCTCGCGGCTCCTCTACGTCGCGCAGCACCCCACCGCGTTCGCCGGCGATTGGACCGCGATCCTGCGTCCGTGGAGCAGCGGTGGTCTCGTCATGTACGGCGGCGCGATCCCAGCGGTGCTCGCGGCGTTTCTCGCCTTCCGCCGCTGGGGCATCGACCCGTGGCGCGGGCTCGACGCCGGCGCGCCGGGGATCGCGCTCGGCATGGCCTGCACGCGGCTCGGCTGCTTCCTCGCCGGCTGCTGTCTCGGCACGCCGAGCGACGTGCCCTGGGCGGTGACGATGCCGGGCGACGGCGTCGCGCGGCATCCGGCGCAGCTCTACGCGGCGGTCGCCGGCCTCGCCATCTTCGCCGCCCTGCACGCGCTCGACCGCACGCCGCGGCGACCGGGTGCGCTCTTCCGCGCCTTCCTGCTGCTGTGGCTGCCGGTCGGCTTCGCGCTCGACGGCGTGCGCGCCTACGACGCCGCGGCCTATCCGATCGCCGTGGTGCCGCTGACGCTGAGCCAGTGGATCGCCCTCGCGCTCTTCGCGTGGGCGGCGCTGGTCACACGAGCGGACGCAGCTCGCCGCGCAGCATCCCCAGCTGGAGCTCGTCCACGTACTGCCCTTCGATGAACGCGTGCTCGCGCAGGCGCCCTTCGACCTCGAAGCCGAGGCGCCGGTAGAGGCGCAGCGCGCGATCGTTGGTGGCGTAGCACGACAGCCACAGGCGGCGCAGGTTCAGCGTCTCGAAGGCGTGCTGACAGAGCAGGACGATGGCCTCGGTGGCGAAGCCGCGGCCCCAGTGGTCCTTGCGGCCGATCACCATGCCGAGGCGGGCGTGACGGCTGGTGGCGTCGATCTCGTGGAGCCCGCAGGTACCGACGTGGATGCCGTCGCCCCGGGTCATGATCGCGAACACCTGGTCCCGGGCCGGGTCGAGGCTGGCGATGAAGGCGCGCGACGAGGCCTCGGTGTGCGGCGTCGTCCGGGTCGCGAGCCCCCGCCGGACCTCGGTGTTGTTCAGCCAGGAGTGGCATTCCGCCGCGTCGGCCGGCTCGATGGGCCGCAGGTAGATCGTCTCGCCGATCGCGTACGGGTTCCGCACCGGCCATCATTGTGACGGGCCGACCCCCGAATGAGGAGCACCCGCCGTGTCGGTCGCGTTGACAGGCATCGGGCCGGCAGGGTTTTCTCCCCGCCCGCGCATGGTCGCCCGCCGCCCCCAATCGCCGCGCGACGTTGCGCTCGCGGCGACCCTCCATGACCCGACCGGGGCCCTGTCGCCGCTCGTCCACCGGACGCTCCCCTGGCTCCAGACCCGCTACGCGCAGGTCGCGGTGACGACGAGCCCCCCGACCAGCCCGCGGCTGGTCGCCGAGCTGGAGCACGCCGGGGTCTGGGCCGGAGCCCCGCCGGCGAACCTGCGCGGGCCGCTCTATCGGCTGGCGCTGCGGCGGGCGCTCGTCGCCGGCACCGGGCGCGTGCACTACCTCGACTTCGACCGCGCCATCCATTGGGTGCTGCGTGGACGGCGCGAGCTCGACGCCGTCCTCCGCGCCGCGCTGCGTCGCCGTCTCCTCCTGCTCGGTCGCACGCCGAAGGCGCACCAGACGCACCATCGCCCGCTCGTCGCTACCGAGGGCATCGTCAACCGGCTGTTCGCCGACCAGCTCGGGCTCCAGGGCCGCGTCGACTGGCTGGTGCCGTCGTTCGTGCTCGACCGCGAGGCGACGGCGCTCCTCTTGCGCCGCTCGCGTGCCCGCGACGCCGGCCTCTACGGCGAGTGGCCGGCGCTTCTCGCCGGCCTCGGCGCGCCGCTCGCCTATCTCGAGTGTCGCTGGCTCGACTGGGAGACGCCCGACCGCTTCCCGCGCGCCGTGCGCCGCCTCGGCCTCGCGGCCTGGCGGCAGCGCCAGGAGACGCCGGAGGAGTGGGGGCTGCGCACCTCGATGGCGGCGGAGTTCGTGCGCGGCTTCTCGCGTACGCTGGCGCGCTTCCCGGCGGGCGACGTCCGCCTCGCGCGCCTGGCGCAACGGGTTTGACCCGGCGCGGACGCCGGGCATACGAGGCGGCGTGCGCCTCGCGACCTTCACGCATCGCGGCCGGACCCGTCCCGGCGTCGTGGTCGACGACGACACGATCGCCGATCTCGCCGGCGCGTCCGGCGTTGCCCCGGACGTCGCCGCACTGCTCGTAGACCTCGCGCCGGTGCGCGCCGCGCTGGCGACGGCGCCGCGGCTGCCGCTCGCCGACGTGCATCTCGAGGCGCCGATCCCGCGCCCGGGCAAGTTCCTCGGCGTCGGCCTCAACTACGCCTCGCACGCGGCGGAGACGAAGCGCGAGCCGCCCGCGTTCCCGGTCTTCTTCAACAAGCAGGTCACCTGCGTGAACCCGCCCTTCGATCCGATCCAGCTGCCGCGCGTGTCGACGCAGCTCGACTACGAGGGCGAGCTGGCGTTCGTGATCGGCCGGCGCTGCCGGCACGTGCCGAGGGGCCGCGCGCGCGAGGTGATCGGCGGCTTCACGATCGTCGACGACGTCAGCGTGCGCGACTGGCAGCGCAGGGCGCCGACGCTGACGCTCGGCAAGTCGTTCGACACCCACGGGCCGATGGGGCCGTGGATCGTCACCACCGACGCCATCGACGACCCGCACGCGCTCGCGCTCGAGACCCGCGTCAACGGCGTCGTGCGGCAGGCGGGCACCACGGCCGATCTGATCTTCGACTGCTTCACGCTGGTCGAGATCCTCTCCACCGTGTGCACGCTCGAGCCCGGTGACGTGGTCACGACCGGCACGCCGGCCGGCGTCGGGGTGGCGGACGGGGCCTTCCTCCGGGTGGGTGATCTGGTACGCATCACGATCGCCGGCATCGGCGCGATCGAGCATCGCGTCATCGCCGAGCCCGAGGAGGTGCCATGAGCGTCGAGGTCGCATCGCGCATCCTGCGTGACTTTCACCGCATCGCCGTCGTCGGCATCTCCCCCCGCCCGGAGCGGGACTCGCACCGGGTCGCATCGTATCTCGTGGCGGTCGGCTACGACGTCGTCGGGGTGAACCCGAACGTCGAGCAGGTGCTCGGGCTCCGCTGCTGGCCGAGCCTGCGCGAGGCGCCAGGACCGATCGAGGTCGTCGACGTCTTCCGTCGCTCCGAGCTGGTGCCCCCGGTGGTCGACGACGCCATCGCCGTCGGCGCGCGGGCGATCTGGATGCAGGACGGCGTCGTGCACGAGGCGGCGGCGGCGCGGGCGCGCGCGGCCGGCCTGCTCGTCGTGATGGACCGCTGCATGATGCGCGATCACGCGAACGGGCTCGGGCGTACCCGCTGAGCATCGTCCGGGGGGACGCCGGAACCCCGTCGCGCTCCGGGCGTCGCAGGCGAGGAAGTGGACGCCTCGACGAGATTTCGCTTCAGGATCCGAGCGGGATCGCCGATACTGTGGACGAGCCATTGGCCAGCGTCCGGTCGCGCGGCGGTCTCGTGCCGCCGTACGGACGGACGGTGCGTGACGGGACCACCCGAGCGTGCGCCGGACGCGGTCGCGGGGGGCGACCTCCGCGGCCGCGTCGCGTGTCCTGGTAGTCAGTTGGCCGCGGCGTCCTTCTTGTTCGCGGCGCGGGGCGTGCCGTCCTTGCGCATGTCGAGCATGCGCCGGCACGTCGGGTCGAGCTCGGCGGCATGCTCGCGCAGGCAGGTCGCGATGCGGCCGCCGCCGGGCGCGAGGCCGGCACAGAGGCGCTGCGTATCCTTCTCGCAGGCGGCGCGCACGGCCGCGAGGGAGCCCTTGATGACGCGGGCGCAGCCGGGCGACAGCTTGTCGAGCTTCGGGCGCAGGCAGGCGAGGACCCGGCCGCCGCCCGGCTCGATGTCGGGACAGAGCTTGCGCGCGTCGTCGCGACAGGGCTCGACGACGGCACCGGCCGGACGCGTCGAGGCGACGAGCGCGCAGAGGACGGCGACGGTGAGGAGGGCACGGAGCATGCCCCGGTCCTACACTGCGGTCCGCGGGCGGGACAGCCCGCAGGCGCCGGGCTCACTCGCCGGTGGAGTGGTCGGCGTCGGCGGCGCGCTCGGGCGCGCCGCCCGCGCTGGGCTCCCGCCGGCCGGGGTCGCGGCAGCGCCCGCCCCGCGCCGGTGGCCGCGCCGGCGCCGGTGCTTCTTCGCCGCCCCGCCTTCGGCCGCGGCGGTGGCAGTCGCCGTCTCGCCGGAGCGAGGCGGCGGGCTCGGTCGCCGGGAGCGGCGTCGCCGGGCGCTCGCCGGCGTGGTGTCGCCCGCGCGCCGCGCCGCCGCTGCGGCCGCGTCCGCCGGATCGGACCGCCGCGGCCGCCGGGGCGACCGCGATCGTACGGGGCGCCCGATCCGCGCTCGCGGCGCTCGCGGCGCGGCGGCAGGACCACCGCCGTGGCGAGCAGCTCCTCGTCGGGGAAGTCGTGCGGCAGCTTGAAGCCGATGTAGCCCTCGATGGCTTCGAGGCCCTGCACGTAGTCCTCGCAGGCGAGGCTGATCGCGTGACCCGACGCGCCCGCCCGCGCCGTGCGTCCCGCACGGTGGACGTAATCTTCGGCGTCGAGCGGGATGTCGAAGTTGAAGACGTGCGTGACGCCGTCGATGTGCAGCCCGCGCGACGCGACGTCGGTGGCGATGAGGATCGGCAGGCGACCTTCCTTGAAGTCGGCGAGGATCTTGAGGCGGCGGCGCTGCTCGACGTCGCCGGTGATGGCCGCCGCCGCGATGCCGTTCGCTTCGAGGACGCGCTCGAGCCGCTCGGCGGTGCGTCGCATGTTGACGAACACCAGCGCGCGGGCGCTCTCGCCGAGACGACGCAGGAGCCCGACCAGCGTCGGCAGCTTCTCGTCGAGCCCGACGTGGTAGAGAAGGTGCTCGATCTTCTCGGCCGTCACCTGCTCGGGCTGGATCGCGACCTTCTCGGCCTCGTTCATGAAGACCCAGGCGAGCTCCATGACGTCGTAGCTGAGCGTCGCCGAGAAGAGCATCGACTGGCGCTGGTCGAAGGGCGGAAGCCGGCGCAGCAGGTAGCGCAGGTCCTTGATGAAGCCCATGTCGAACATGCGGTCGGCCTCGTCGATGACCAGCATCTCGACGTGGCGCAGATCGAGCGCGCGCTGCTTGTGGTAGTCGATGAGGCGGCCGGGCGTGCCGATCAGGAGATCGACGCCGGCCTGCACGTTGTCGCGCTGCTTCTTGTAGTCGACGCCGCCGAACACCGCCTGGATGGCGAAATCCGTGCCGGAGCCGAGCAGCTTGGCGTCTTCGGAGATCTGCACGACCAGCTCGCGCGTCGGCGCGATGACGAGCGCCCGCGGGCCGGTCCCGCCGCGGCGCTTCCCCTGGACGAGCCGCGTGAAGACGGTGATCAGGAAGGCGGCCGTCTTGCCGGTGCCGGTCTGCGCCTGACCGGCGACGTCGCGGCCGGCCAGGGAGATCGGCAGCACCTTCTCCTGGATGGGGGTACAGTGCGTGAATCCGGCGGCAACGATGCCGGCCATCACCGGCTCCGGCAGGTCGAAGCTCGCGAAAGTCCGCGGCTCCGCCGCTGGGGTCTCGTTACTCACCCCTGTCCCATGCTGGCGCGCCCCCGGGGAGTCAAGCGACGGCGCCGGAGCGTCTTACGGCGCCGGAGTGTCTTGACGGCCGCGCGAGGGCCGTGGGACAAGCTCCGCCCGATGAACCCGGGGGACGCCCCGCAGCTGCGCATCATGCTCGGATTCGTGGTGCGTCAGTGTGCCCGTCGCCTGGGGCGTCTGCCGGCCCCCGAGGAGCTCGCGGACTGGGCCAACAACCAGGTGGGCGAGCACGGCCGCTACCGTATCTTCGGCCGCGCCATCACCGCCGACGAGGCCCGCGTCATGCTGCGCAACCCCGACCGCCTCGTCTCGGTGCGGTCCGGCCCGCGCTGGACCTTCGCCGCCCCGGCCGGGCGGTGAGCGACGAGCCGCGCCTGCCGGTCCTCACGGGCCGGGCGTGGCGCTTCGCGGATCGGCTGCGCGCGCACGACGTCCTACCCGCGCACGCGGCGGACCGCGCGCCTGCCGAAGCGACCGCGCTGCTGTTCGCCGGTCTCGATCCGTCGCTCGCTGCGCTGCTCGCGCCGGGCGACGTCCTCGTCGCGGGCCAGCTGCTCGGCCTCGGTCCGGGCGGCGAGCTCGCGGCGCGGGCGCTGCGCGCGGCCGGCGTGGTCGCGGCGGTGGCCGCGAGCTTCGCCGACGGGTTCGACGACGCGCTCCTCGCGGCGGGCGTACCGCCGCTCGAGGTCGACGCGCCCGCGACGTTCGTGACCGGCCACCGTCTGCGCCTCGACCTCGAGGCGGGGACGATCGCCGACCTGTCGAGCGGCGATCGCCAGCCGGTGCGCAACCTCAGCGACGCGCGCCGGGCCCGGCTCCGAACTCTACTGGGCGGGTGACGTGGACGCGCAGGGGCGCGTCGAGATCGGCGAGGAGCCGCCGTTCGTCGCCGGGCTTCCAGCCGGGGATGCCATAGACGCGCAGCGCGAACTCGTAGCGGCCGGCCTGGAGGCGCTGGGCCTCGCGGCCCTCGATGCCGACGAACGGCACCGAGCCGCGCACGCGCTCGGGCGGTGCGGCCGTCGCCGCGTCGTCGCGGTAGACGAGGTCGAGCGGGATCGCCGCGCGCAGGTTGTCCGACAGCCATAGCGAGACCACCACCGCGGCGCCCGGGTGCGTGAGCGCGAACCACGAGCCCGCGCCGCGAAACGCGCGCTCGGCGGCATCCATCGTGCCGTCGATCGCGAAGCCCGGGGCGGGTACGCCTGCGGCGAGATAACGCCAGCCTTCGAGGTCGTGCAGGTCGGCGCCGGCGAAGGCGCGGATGTCGTTGAAGAACACCGACGGCGAGAACGGCAGCTTCAGCTTGCCCGGCCCGTACGCGTGCAGGGCGTAGAAGTAGGTGTGTGCGTAGCCGGCGGCGAGGTGGAGGCCGAGCCCGATCTGCATCGCGTGGCGCGAGCGCCGCACGACGCGCACCGGTCCCGCCGTCCACGCCGCGAGCGCGTGCTCGCCGTCGCGCTCCGAGAGCGTGAAGCGGGCGAGGTTGCCGCGCAGGCGCGCCTCGGCGCGGAGGCGCAGGCCGTCGAGGATGTTCGGGCCGAGCGGACCGCCGAGCCCGAGTGCCAGGTACTCCGGCAGCGCCTGGATCATGCCGATGCGCCAGCCGGCGGTGCGCACCATGTCGTGTTGCGGGTCGTAGTCGACGTAGCGGCGGGTGGTGCGCGGCGGATCGTCGGCCACCATGAGGTAGGCCCACGCGGTCGTGCCGGTGCGCGGATCGTCGATACGGATCTCGCGCCCCGCGGTGGCGGCCGGCGTGCCGCCGGGAGCGCGCCCGCCGGCGTCGCAGGCCATGAAGACGAGCACGTCGTCGGCGTCGACGCTGCCGGGCGTGTCGTCGGTGCTCGGCTCGGGCCCGCTCGACATGGCCATCCAGCTGCCGCGGCGCTCGTCGACCTGGAACGGGATCGGGACGGCGACGCCGTCCCGCCAGGCCACGAGGCCGAGGTGCGCGAGCGGCGTACCTTTCAGGCGGCGCAGCTGCATCGCGCGCAGCTCGACGGCGGCGTGCAGGCGGTCGATGGGGCCGCACGGCCCGAGCGGCACGGGCGGCTCACTTGCGTCCGCGCCGCGCGCGGCCAGCAGCACGACGGCCGCGACGAGCGCGCAGACCCGCGCGCGGCCGCCGGCGCTCAGCCGGCGAGCACCGCGGTGAGCGTCGGCGCAGCCAGCGTGCGGCGCCATGCCTCCTCCACCTCGTGATGCCGGATGTGCGCCAGCAGCCGTGCGGTATGGGCGAGCGTCGGCAGGCCGCAGACGGCGCGGGTGGCGTGAGAGACGGCGCGGTCGAGACGCGAGTCGGCGAGGCGCGCGAAGCGGAAGCGCACCTTCTTGCGCGCGCGGGCCAGCTCGTCGTCGGAGAAGCCCTCCGCCGCCTCGCGGCAGGTGCGCTCGACGGTTTCGCGCAGCCGGTCCTCGTGTGCGCGCGCGGCGCTCGCCGAGACGACCGCGACCGCCCAGTCGGGCCCGTGCTCGACGCTGGCGCCGACGTCGTAGCCGAGGCCGTGCCGCTCGCGCACCTCCTGGAACAGCCGTGCGTCGGGATCGGCGCCGACGATCTCGAGCGCGAGCGACAGCGCGAGGACGTCACGCGCCTCGGCCGGCGCGGCCGACATGCGCACGAGATACGTCTGCGACAGGTCGCGGCGCCGCAGGCGCAGCAGCCCCGTGGTCTTCGGGCGCGGGCGCGACGGCCACGGGCGCGCCTCGCCGCCGCGCGCCGGGAACGCCGTCGCGATCGCCTTCTGCAGCTGCCGCCGGTCGATGCCGCCGACGACCGACACGACCATGTTGGCCGGCGTGAAGTGGCGCGCGACGAAGCCGCGGACCGCGCCCGGCGTCATGCGCCGGATGCTGCCGATCGTACCGCAGATCGGATGCCCGAGCGCGCCGGGATAGAACCGCGCCCAGGCGCTCTCGTGGAGCGCGTTGGCCGGGTCCTCCTGGCGGCCGCGGATCTCGTCGATGACCACCCGGCGCTCCTTGCGGAAGCGCTCGGGCGGAACCGTCGAGTGGAACAGCTGCTCGGCCAGCAGCGTCAGCGCGTGCGACACGTCGTCGTTGAAGACCTCGCAGTGCAGCGACATGTCCTCGTAGCCGGTGTCCGCGTCGTGCTCGCCGCCGAGGTCGCCGGCATGGCGGTTGATGGCGGCCTGGTCGCGCCGGTGCGTGCCCTGGAAGAGCATGTGCTCGGCCATGTGGGCGATGCCCGGATGCGCGCCGTCGAAGCGCGAGCCGGCGCGCACGGCGACGGCGATGGCCGTGAGGGGGCCGGGAATGGGTTCGTGCAGGATGCGGAGCCGGCCGTGGCGCAGCAGCGCCGGCTCGCGGAAGCGATCGATCACGGCGAGGTTCTAGCCGTCGCCCTCCGGTGGCGCGAGCGCGTGACGCGTTCCCGTCCCCGGCGTCGCACCGTTGCGGCGGCCGTTGCAGAAGCTGCGGCCGTGGGCTTCATGGAGGAGGTCGTGCCGCTCATGCGCTCCGCATCCGCGCTGCTGTTGCCCCTCGTCGTGGCGTTCGTGGCTCCGGTGACCGCCGGCGCCGCCTCCGACGCGCCACGCCCTCCCGCCGCGACCGTCGATCACCGCGAGGCGACGTTCGCGGGCGGCTGCTTCTGGTGCATGGAGCCGCCGTTCGAGAAGCTGCCCGGCGTGCTGGAGGTCGTCTCGGGCTACACCGGCGGATCGCAGCAGGACCCGACCTACGAGGAGGTCTCCGCGGGCGGCACCGGCCACGTCGAAGCCGTGCTCGTGCGCTACGATCCGGCGCGCGTCTCGTACGAGACGCTGCTCGAGGTGTTCTGGCGGCAGATCGATCCGACCGACGCCGGCGGACAGTTCGTCGACCGCGGCGCCCAGTACCGCTCCGCGATCTTCGTGCACGACGGGGAGCAGCGGCGGCTCGCCGAGGCGTCGAAGCAGCGCCTCGCCGCCAGCGGCCGGTTCGCGAAGCCGATCGTCACCGACGTCGTCGCGTTCGAGCGCTTCTGGCCGGCAGAGGAGTATCACCAGGACTACTACAGGAAGAACCCGATCCGGTATCGCTACTATCGCTACGGCTCCGGGCGCGACCGCTTCCTCGACGAAGCGTGGGGCGCGGAGCGGGAGGTTACGGTGCGCGACGAGGCAGAGAAGGACCCGAAGACGCCGGCCGCCGGCCGGACGGAGCTGAGCGACGGCGAGCTACGCAAGAAGCTGACGCCCATGCAGTACGAGGTGACGCAGAACGAGGGCACCGAGCCGCCGTTCCGCAACGAGTTCTGGGACGAGAAGCGCGACGGGCTCTACGTCGACGTCGTCAGCGGCGAGCCGCTGTTCAGCTCGCGCGACAAGTTCGACAGCGGTACGGGCTGGCCGAGCTTCACCAAGCCGGTCGACGCCAGCCGCATCGTCGAGCACGAGGACCGCAGGCTGCTCATGAGCCGCACCGAGGTGCGCTCGAAGGACGGCGACAGCCATCTCGGGCACGTGTTCGCGGACGGGCCTGGTCCGGATGGGCTCCGCTACTGCATCAACAGCGCGTCGCTCCGCTTCATCCCGGTCGCCGATCTGGAGAAGGAGGGGTACGGGGAGTACGTGTCGCTCTTCCGGTGAGGCCCGGAGGGGCGTCGCCCCCTGCGGCGTGGCGTTCTAGCGCCAGCTGAACATCAGGCCGATCAGACGTTCGATCTGCTTGGCCTTCTTGGGGGAGTAGGGGAACCAGGTGGGTTCGTGCCTGCGCTTGCGGGCTTCGACGAGCATCGCCTGGGGGACGCAGAACTGGTGGAGGCCGGGGGCGCCGCCGTGGCGGGTGCCGATGCCGCTCTGCTTGACGCCGCCGAAGGGGAGGGCGGGGACGCCGGCGGAGAGGACGCACTCGTTGACGCAGACGTTGCCGCTCTCGAGACGGGCGGCGAGGGCCATGCCGCGCTCGACGTCGCCCGTGAAGATGCTGGCGTTGAGGCCGTAGCAGCTGTCGTTGGCGAGGCGGATCGCCTCCTCGGCGTCGGCGACGGGCAGCACGGGGATCACCGGGCCGAAGGTCTCCTCCTGCATGATCGCCATCGACTGGTCGACGTCGGCGAGGACGGTCGGCTCGAAGAAGACGCCCGCCGTCGTCTCGAGGCGCTTGCCGCCGGTCAGCACCCGGGCGCCGCGCGCGCGGGCATCGTCGAGCTGGCGCTCGACGATGTCGACCTGGCGCGGGTGGGTGAACGGGCCGTAGTCGATGTCGGCGTCAGCGCCGTTCGGGCCGACGCGCAGCGCGCGCATGCGCGCGACGAGCTTTTCGGTGAACGCCGCCGCCACCGGGGCCTCGACGTACACGCGCTCGACCGACATGCACACCTGGCCGGTCATCATGCAGCCCCCCCACGCCGCGGCGGATGCGGCGCGGTCGAGGTCGGCGTCGCGCAGGACGATCATCGGGTCCTTGCCGCCGAGCTCGAGCAGGACCGGCGTCAACCGCCGGCTCGCGCGCTCCATCACGCGGCGACCCGTCTCGGGCGAGCCGGTGACGCAGACGAGGTCGACGCGGTCGACGAGCGCCACCCCCGTCTCGCCGGCACCGATCAGCACCTGGAGGACGCCCGGCGGCAGCGCGCGGTTCATCGCCTCCACCGCCCGCCGCACCGCCAGCGGCGCCAGCTCGGACGGCTTGATGACGACGGTGTTGCCGGCGAGCAGCGCGGGGATCGCGTCGCCGAGGGCGAGGTTCAGCGGCGCGTTCCACGGGCTGATGATCCCGACCACGCCGCGCGGCTTCCAGGTGACGTAGCCGCGCTTGCCGAACAGCGGCCGCGTGCTCACCTTCTGCCGCCGCAGCCAGCGCGGGGCGCGGCGCGCGAGCCAGCCGAGGTCCATGCAGATGCCCATCAGCTCGCCCACGACGTCCCAGCGCGCCTTGCCCGTTTCGCGCTCGAGCCGCTCGAGGATCGCGCGACGGTCACGCGCCAGCTCGCGTCGCGCCCGCCGCAGGATGCGGGCGCGCGCGCGCGGGTCGCACGCGGCCCATCCCGGCTGCGCCGCCCGCGCCCGCGCGACGGCCGTGTCGACCGCGCCGACGTCGTCGATCGCCAGCTCCTCGATGGCGTCGCCGCGGGCCGGGTCGAGGACGACGAGTCGGGTGGGGTCGGGTGCGGCGGTCGAGAGCGCCATGGCGGCCTCCGTCAGAAGGTCATGTGGTAGAGCATCCAGTAGATCGCCCAGCCGCTGCCGGCGACGAAGAGCCAGATCGGCAGCGTCACGCGCGCCAGGCGACGGTGCGCGGCGAAGTCGCGCCGCGAGCGCGCGAGCCAGATGAGGCGCAGCGCGAGCGGGCCGACGGCGATCGCGAGGATCACGTGCGGGATCAGGATGGCGAGGTAGATCGCACGCCACGCGCCCGTGCCGTCGAACGGCTTCGAGCCGTGGAGCGCCCAACGCGAGACGTACGCGACGAGGAACAGCGCGGCGCAGGCGGTGGCGAGCAGCATCACCGCCTGATGTGCGTTCACGGCGCGTGGCCCGCGGATGAGCGCCCATCCGACCAGGAGCAGGACGCCGCTCGAGACGATGAACGTCGTCGAGAGCGTCGTGAGCGTTTCGAGCGACATGCCCGGGACGGGTGC
It contains:
- a CDS encoding prolipoprotein diacylglyceryl transferase — protein: MHPHLDLGPLSVSAYGLCLGIGFVTGALAVRPFAARRGIPPRRFEDVALVTAAVAVIGSRLLYVAQHPTAFAGDWTAILRPWSSGGLVMYGGAIPAVLAAFLAFRRWGIDPWRGLDAGAPGIALGMACTRLGCFLAGCCLGTPSDVPWAVTMPGDGVARHPAQLYAAVAGLAIFAALHALDRTPRRPGALFRAFLLLWLPVGFALDGVRAYDAAAYPIAVVPLTLSQWIALALFAWAALVTRADAARRAASPAGARPRTALR
- a CDS encoding GNAT family N-acetyltransferase, with protein sequence MRNPYAIGETIYLRPIEPADAAECHSWLNNTEVRRGLATRTTPHTEASSRAFIASLDPARDQVFAIMTRGDGIHVGTCGLHEIDATSRHARLGMVIGRKDHWGRGFATEAIVLLCQHAFETLNLRRLWLSCYATNDRALRLYRRLGFEVEGRLREHAFIEGQYVDELQLGMLRGELRPLV
- a CDS encoding fumarylacetoacetate hydrolase family protein, giving the protein MRLATFTHRGRTRPGVVVDDDTIADLAGASGVAPDVAALLVDLAPVRAALATAPRLPLADVHLEAPIPRPGKFLGVGLNYASHAAETKREPPAFPVFFNKQVTCVNPPFDPIQLPRVSTQLDYEGELAFVIGRRCRHVPRGRAREVIGGFTIVDDVSVRDWQRRAPTLTLGKSFDTHGPMGPWIVTTDAIDDPHALALETRVNGVVRQAGTTADLIFDCFTLVEILSTVCTLEPGDVVTTGTPAGVGVADGAFLRVGDLVRITIAGIGAIEHRVIAEPEEVP
- a CDS encoding CoA-binding protein, translated to MSVEVASRILRDFHRIAVVGISPRPERDSHRVASYLVAVGYDVVGVNPNVEQVLGLRCWPSLREAPGPIEVVDVFRRSELVPPVVDDAIAVGARAIWMQDGVVHEAAAARARAAGLLVVMDRCMMRDHANGLGRTR
- a CDS encoding cysteine rich repeat-containing protein, yielding MLRALLTVAVLCALVASTRPAGAVVEPCRDDARKLCPDIEPGGGRVLACLRPKLDKLSPGCARVIKGSLAAVRAACEKDTQRLCAGLAPGGGRIATCLREHAAELDPTCRRMLDMRKDGTPRAANKKDAAAN
- the leuD gene encoding 3-isopropylmalate dehydratase small subunit (catalyzes the isomerization between 2-isopropylmalate and 3-isopropylmalate in leucine biosynthesis) — translated: MSDEPRLPVLTGRAWRFADRLRAHDVLPAHAADRAPAEATALLFAGLDPSLAALLAPGDVLVAGQLLGLGPGGELAARALRAAGVVAAVAASFADGFDDALLAAGVPPLEVDAPATFVTGHRLRLDLEAGTIADLSSGDRQPVRNLSDARRARLRTLLGG
- a CDS encoding insulinase family protein, coding for MIDRFREPALLRHGRLRILHEPIPGPLTAIAVAVRAGSRFDGAHPGIAHMAEHMLFQGTHRRDQAAINRHAGDLGGEHDADTGYEDMSLHCEVFNDDVSHALTLLAEQLFHSTVPPERFRKERRVVIDEIRGRQEDPANALHESAWARFYPGALGHPICGTIGSIRRMTPGAVRGFVARHFTPANMVVSVVGGIDRRQLQKAIATAFPARGGEARPWPSRPRPKTTGLLRLRRRDLSQTYLVRMSAAPAEARDVLALSLALEIVGADPDARLFQEVRERHGLGYDVGASVEHGPDWAVAVVSASAARAHEDRLRETVERTCREAAEGFSDDELARARKKVRFRFARLADSRLDRAVSHATRAVCGLPTLAHTARLLAHIRHHEVEEAWRRTLAAPTLTAVLAG
- the msrB gene encoding peptide-methionine (R)-S-oxide reductase MsrB is translated as MRSASALLLPLVVAFVAPVTAGAASDAPRPPAATVDHREATFAGGCFWCMEPPFEKLPGVLEVVSGYTGGSQQDPTYEEVSAGGTGHVEAVLVRYDPARVSYETLLEVFWRQIDPTDAGGQFVDRGAQYRSAIFVHDGEQRRLAEASKQRLAASGRFAKPIVTDVVAFERFWPAEEYHQDYYRKNPIRYRYYRYGSGRDRFLDEAWGAEREVTVRDEAEKDPKTPAAGRTELSDGELRKKLTPMQYEVTQNEGTEPPFRNEFWDEKRDGLYVDVVSGEPLFSSRDKFDSGTGWPSFTKPVDASRIVEHEDRRLLMSRTEVRSKDGDSHLGHVFADGPGPDGLRYCINSASLRFIPVADLEKEGYGEYVSLFR
- a CDS encoding aldehyde dehydrogenase family protein, with translation MALSTAAPDPTRLVVLDPARGDAIEELAIDDVGAVDTAVARARAAQPGWAACDPRARARILRRARRELARDRRAILERLERETGKARWDVVGELMGICMDLGWLARRAPRWLRRQKVSTRPLFGKRGYVTWKPRGVVGIISPWNAPLNLALGDAIPALLAGNTVVIKPSELAPLAVRRAVEAMNRALPPGVLQVLIGAGETGVALVDRVDLVCVTGSPETGRRVMERASRRLTPVLLELGGKDPMIVLRDADLDRAASAAAWGGCMMTGQVCMSVERVYVEAPVAAAFTEKLVARMRALRVGPNGADADIDYGPFTHPRQVDIVERQLDDARARGARVLTGGKRLETTAGVFFEPTVLADVDQSMAIMQEETFGPVIPVLPVADAEEAIRLANDSCYGLNASIFTGDVERGMALAARLESGNVCVNECVLSAGVPALPFGGVKQSGIGTRHGGAPGLHQFCVPQAMLVEARKRRHEPTWFPYSPKKAKQIERLIGLMFSWR
- a CDS encoding DUF420 domain-containing protein produces the protein MSLETLTTLSTTFIVSSGVLLLVGWALIRGPRAVNAHQAVMLLATACAALFLVAYVSRWALHGSKPFDGTGAWRAIYLAILIPHVILAIAVGPLALRLIWLARSRRDFAAHRRLARVTLPIWLFVAGSGWAIYWMLYHMTF